One genomic region from Marmota flaviventris isolate mMarFla1 chromosome 6, mMarFla1.hap1, whole genome shotgun sequence encodes:
- the LOC114102735 gene encoding endogenous retrovirus group K member 24 Gag polyprotein-like isoform X1 — protein sequence MTHDTRSQTDKPAQTEDKDLEEDQEEEAGDGQEEDQDSEDEEPTSRQEGTQGAYKKLSLRFLEKLKKACVHYGPTAPYTLALLESQSAQWLTPNDWKFLARATLSAGDFLLWNADFKEHCRETVQKNLTKASSKSWTYVKLVGNAPFDTNAKQARFPAGLLAQIQMAGLHAWRHLPQKGSATTSLAKIRQGPDEPYSDFVARLNLAAERLLGPSESESTFVKHLAFENANPACQDVLRPHKDKGELSDFIRLCAGVGAAHAMGLAIGAAFTKAFRNPGSRTCFTCKQLGHFARECPTGKQGLGTTSSQTGAKPPPATLCPRCGKGRHWANECRSKTNALGQPISSRFSGNSFHGQPLAPTSPRGGQTQGQ from the exons atgACGCacg ACACCCGCAGTCAGACAGATAAGCCCGCCCAGACTGAGGACAAAGACTTAGAGGAGGATCAAGAGGAGGAAGCGGGGGACGGACAAGAGGAAGACCAAGACTCAGAGGATGAGGAGCCCACTTCTAGGCAGGAAGGAACTCAGGGTGCCTACAAGAAATTAAGCCTGCgttttcttgaaaaacttaaaaaggcttgTGTTCACTATGGCCCCACTGCGCCTTATACATTGGCTTTATTAGAAAGCCAAAGCGCACAATGGCTTACTCCTAATGATTGGAAATTTTTGGCCCGAGCTACCCTCAGTGCTGGAGACTTCCTGTTATGGAATGCAGATTTCAAAGAGCACTGTCGGGAAACtgttcaaaaaaatttaacaaaggcCTCCTCTAAATCCTGGACTTATGTTAAGCTAGTGGGCAATGCACCTTTTGACACTAACGCTAAACAGGCGCGTTTCCCTGCTGGACTTTTGGCACAGATTCAGATGGCTGGCTTACATGCTTGGAGACACCTCCCTCAAAAGGGCTCGGCTACCACTTCCCTGGCAAAAATTCGACAAGGGCCTGATGAGCCTTATAGCGACTTTGTTGCACGGCTCAACCTAGCCGCGGAACGCCTGCTTGGACCAAGCGAAAGCGAAAGCACCTTTGTAAAACATCTTGCCTTTGAAAATGCCAACCCGGCATGTCAGGATGTTCTTCGACCACATAAGGATAAAGGGGAACTTTCTGACTTTATTAGACTCTGTGCCGGGGTGGGAGCAGCCCATGCCATGGGTCTCGCCATAGGTGCCGCCTTTACCAAGGCCTTTCGCAATCCTGGCTCACGTACTTGCTTTACTTGTAAGCAACTTGGCCATTTTGCACGCGAGTGCCCAACAGGCAAACAGGGCCTAGGGACAACGTCTTCTCAAACTGGGGCTAAACCACCTCCAGCCACCCTTTGCCCTAGATGTGGTAAAGGTCGTCACTGGGCCAATGAGTGTAGATCTAAAACAAATGCCCTTGGACAGCCTATTTCTTCCCGCTTCTCGGGAAACTCCTTTCACGGCCAGCCCCTGGCCCCGACCTCCCCCAGGGGAGGACAAACCCAGGGGCAATAA